A section of the Triplophysa dalaica isolate WHDGS20190420 chromosome 8, ASM1584641v1, whole genome shotgun sequence genome encodes:
- the sumo3b gene encoding small ubiquitin-related modifier 3, with product MSDEKPKEGVKTENDHINLKVAGQDGSVVQFKIKRHTPLSKLMKAYCERQGLSMRQIRFRFDGQPINETDTPAQLEMEDEDTIDVFQQQTGGIC from the exons ATGTCAGACGAAAAGCCTAAG GAAGGTGTGAAGACTGAAAATGATCATATCAACTTAAAAGTGGCCGGGCAAGATGGCTCTGTGGTCCAGTTTAAAATCAAAAGGCACACCCCCCTCAGCAAACTGATGAAGGCCTACTGTGAAAGACAG GGTTTGTCTATGAGGCAGATAAGATTCAGGTTTGATGGCCAGCCAATCAATGAGACCGATACACCTGCACAG cTGGAAATGGAAGATGAAGACACGATTGATGTATTCCAACAGCAGACCGGAGGAATCTGTTAA